The window GCATCATCGTTTCTTCGAACCTTGAGCTAGGCCGGTGGAACGAAGTTTTTGGGGATGACAGGCTGACAGCAGCACTAATTGACAGAGTAATTCACCATGCCCACATCCTTGTATTCAAGGGTGAAAGCTATCGCTACAAGCAGGCTCTGAAGAGAAGACAAGAGAACTAGTGTACGTTTACCGGGATGCTATGCGACTATGAAAAAGTTAGTTGCCAAACTATAAAAATTTAACTTGCCAAAAACACAAAGAGCTATTGCCCCGGCCGAGTGATAATTGAAGTGGGTCGGGGTTTCTTTTTAAGCGATTTAAATATGCATTGAATAATGTTATCATATATGATAACATTATTCGTGTAAAAACGCATATGATGATAAAGGGGGGACGCAGTTGTCTTACGATGTAGAATTTTATCAAAAAGATAATGGTAATGTGCCCGTAAAAGACTTCTTATTATCAATGCCCCCCCAAAATGAGGGCCAAGGCTTTTAGTGAAATTGAATTGCTAAAAAAACATGGGCCAAAGCTTAGAGAACTATACACTAAACCGATCAAAGGAAAAAATAATAAAGGTATTTTTGAGTTGAGAATCAAGTTCTCTCGTGATATCTCAAGGATATTCTTTTTTGCCTATAGGAATAATACATTTATTCTCTTACATGGTTTCGTTAAGAAAACGCAAAAAATCCCAGAGCGTGAACTTGCAAGAGCCCGGAAATATAGAGAGGACTTTGAAAGAAGGTGCAAAGATGATTAAGCCCGGTGTTAAATTTGATGAAGTGAAAAAACAACTTCTGAAGGACGATGATTTTAGAGTTGAATATGATAAACTAAAGCCTCGATATGATGTGATTTCTCAAATTATTGAGGCTAGAGAAAAAATGCATATTACTCAAGAAGAATTGGCCTATAGAGCAGGGACGCAAAAGTCAAATATTTCTAGGTTAGAAAGTGGGTCGTACAATCCCTCTCTAGATTTTTTAATTAAAATCGCCAAGTGTTTAGATAAAGAGCTTCATATTGAAATTCGCTAGATGATTTTAATGGGCGTGGTCCGCTCGGTATCTTTCGAAACGCACACAGTCCCTTGCTGGAGGGTAGCAAGGGACTGTGCTTTTGGTGGGTATTTTTATTTTTCTTCGAAGCGGGCGGTGAAGAAGCGCAATTGCTTGGGTTCATAGACGAATTTTAAGCCCTTGATATCTTCTTTATGCTTATAGAGGTTGATAACGGCATCGGCGACCAAATCCAGATGCCTGTAGGTATATACCCGTCTGGGGATGGTGAGGCGTACAGTTTCCAATTTAGGCCGATAGTTTTCGCCGGTGGTTTTGTTCCTGCCGGCGGAGACATTGCCCCGTTCCATGGAGCGGACACCCGAGTCCATGTAGAGGTTGGCGGCCAGGGACTGGGCCGGGAAATCTTCCTGGTCCAGGTGGGGACAGAAGCGGCGGGCATCCAGGAACACTGCGTGGCCGCCCACCGGCTCAACGATCGGCACACCCGCTTCCTTGAGTCTATCCCCGAGATATCTGACCTGCATCACCCGGTGTTGGATATATTCATATTGCATGGACTCCTTGAGCCCGAGGGCTAGGGCCTCCATGTCGCGGCCGGCCATGCCGCCATAGGATGGCATGCCTTCGAAGACTACAACCAACTCTTTGGCCTCCAGGAATAGGTCTTCGTCTCTTAGGGCCAAGAAACCGCCGATGTTAACAATGCCATCTTTTTTGCCGCTCATGGTGGCGCCGTCGGAATAACTGAACATTTCCTGGGTAATTTCCTGAATCGATTTGTCCTGGTAGCCGGATTCTTGTTCTTTGATGAAGAAAGCGTTTTCTGCGAACCTGGTGGCGTCATAGAACACCTTGATGCCATGTTTTGCGGTTAACTCACGCACCGCTTTCATGTTGGCCATGGAGACTGGCTGACCGCCGGCCAGGTTGACGGTGATGGCGAGACAGACATAAGCGATATTATCTGCGCCCTTTTCTTCTATCAATTGCTCCAGCTTGGCAATGTCGATATCGCCTTTAAAGGGGATGTCCAGCCCGGCGTCGTGGGCCTCTTCCTTAATGATGTCGACGAAGATGCCGCCATTGGCTTCCTGATGGTATCTGGTGGTTGTAAAGTACATGTTGCCAGGGACGAATTGCCCCGGCTTGATGGCAATCTTGGAGAGGATGTTTTCCGCGCCCCGCCCCTGATGCGTCGGCACCAGGTAGGGGAGGCCGAACAGTTCCGTTACTGTTTGCTCCAGATGCTTGAAGTTTTTGCTGCCGGCATAGGCCTCGTCGCCCTGCATCAGACCGGCCCATTGCTTGTCGCTCATGGCGTTGGTGCCACTGTCGGTCAAGAGGTCGATGTACACATCTTCCGAGTTGATCAGAAAGGTGTTATAGCCGGCTTCTTTAATGACCTTTGCCCGCTCTTCCCGGTTGGTCATCTTGACGGTTTCCACACTCTTAATTCTAAAAGGTTCTGCCGGATATTTGCTCATATCCATTTCTACATTCCTCCTCATGGCTGTTTGCTGCTAGTTAATGCAAATTGCGTGCCACAGCGATTTAGCACGCTAGAGAGTGAAGAAGTACGCCCGTGTAAAATAGCTTTACACGGGCGTAAATACTGCTTACGGTTGTAAATATCTTTTACGCTTTTGAATAGGCGCGTAGTTTGTTAATTACTGTGGTATGGGAAACACCCAAGGCCTGGGCAATTTCCCGGGAGGAAGTGAACTTGTCGCTGGCCTCAAGGATATACTTGCGCTCAATATTGGCAAGTATTTTATTCAGCTCCACGGGAAAGTGGATGACCTGCGCATCGGGGTCTGACCCTTGGACCTTAGGGATAGCAGGTGCATCTTCCACCAGCAGGTGCTCCGTCCTAATTACATCCTCAGCAAAGATAAACGCGCGTTCAATGGCATTCTGGAGTTCCCGCACATTTCCCGGCCACGGGTGACGGAGCAGTTTGTCCATGGCGGCATCGGAGATTTCTAATTGGTCCTTATCCATTTTTTCCGCGATTAGGGTAATGAAATACTCGGCCAGGATGGGGATGTCTTCTGTCCGTTCCCGCAGAGGGGGGATATGGATAGGCACGACATTGAGGCGGTAGTAGAGGTCCTCCCGGAAAGTGCCCCCCTTGACCAAAGACTGCAAGTTGTGGTGGCTGGCGGAGATTATGCGCACATCGGTGGGTATCTCCTTCTTGCCACCCAGGCGCCTGATACTCTTCTCCTGGATGACCCGGAGAATCTTTGCCTGCAAGTGCACGGGCAAGTCGCCAATTTCGTCCAGGAAGATGCTCCCTTCAGAGGCCAGCTCAAACAATCCCTGCTTGCCGGAGTTGCTGGCACCGGTGAATGCCCCGCGCTCATAGCCGAAGAATTCGCTTTCAATAAGGTTCTCGGGCATCGCGGCACAGTTTACGGCGACAAAGGGCCCGTCGCTGCGCTGGCTGTTTAGGTGAATGGCCCGGGCGAACAGCTCCTTGCCGGTGCCGCTCTCTCCGGAGATCAGGACATTGGCTTCAGTCTTGGCCACCACCCGCGCCAGCTCTTTGGTGTGTATGATGCTCGGGGAGTTACCGATGATGTCATCTAAGGAGATCAGCGAGGGACGGGAAACCGCCTGGATTAGGCGGCGCGCTTCCTCTGCGGTCCGAATGATTAAGAGGGCGCCCACGTTTTCGCCGGCTTCATTGCGCACCTGGCGGATGTCAATGTACAGGTGCACTGCCTTGTCGCCAATTACTTGGGAAAACTCCACTCCCTCCATGTCGGTGGTGTGGCGCTGAGGGTCGTATATGTTCTGGGGAATGACCTTATTAACCTTTGTGTTCATATCCCGGGAGGTGAGGTTGAAGATCTGCTTGGCGATTTTATTACAATAAAGAAGCTCCCCTGAGCTTCCCACCGAGACTATCCCCACATTTAGGCTTTCGATTATGGTCTGCAATTCCAAGGCACGCTTTTCGAAATCGAGCATGTCTAATTGGGTGACCGCCACCACCTCGGCCACCGTATCCTTTAGCCACTGTTCGAAAGCATGCCAGGACGCATCAATTCCTGCTAGTTCCACGGAGATATACGGCGGATTGATCTCCATCTTGAGAATGTTCAAGTTCTTGGCTGTGAAGGCGTCGACGATCTTCTTTGCCATTCCGATTCTATTGTCTGTGACCAGTAATCTAATCTTTCTGTTCATTATGCACCTACTCAATTTGTCCTTTGTAATATATTCCCGTATCGGTCCGGTATTTCCTGCTGGAGTGTCTGGCTGCAGGGTGGTAGAATTTACGTTCTTGCTCGCGGTGCCAGGAGGAAAGTATGTCCTGCTGTCGAAATATTAAAGGTGATTATTGGCATATCTTTCCCCGCTTGCGGCTGGGGATGTATACATATGAGTTCCCGAGAGATGTTAATTTCGGAGGTTAATAAAGCCGGAGGGCTTAGGAGGAAGGGATGGAAGATGAAGATAATCCAATTGGAAACCCATGGCTTAGATGTTGAGTTGAAGCAGCTCCAGGAGGAGGTCAACGTCGCCCATCGGTTGTTGACGGAAAGACGGGGGGCGGGTAGCGAGTTTACTGGCTGGCTGGATTTGCCTGTGGAGTATGACAAAGAAGAGCTGGAGCGGGTCAAGGCAGCTGCCGCGCGCATCCAGGGGCAAAGTGAAGCCCTGGTAGTGGTTGGTATCGGTGGTTCCTACTTGGGCAGCCGGGCTGCAATCGAGCTGCTGGGCCACAGCTTCCGCAACCAGCTGCCGGGCAAGACCGCCGTTTACTTTGCCGGTTATAACATGAGCAGCAGCTACCATCAGGAGCTCTTTAATCTCTTGGCTGAGCAGGACTTTAGCGTCAATGTGATCTCCAAATCCGGCACCACTACCGAGCCGGCGATTGCCTTCCGGATGCTGCGGGCGCTCTTGGAGGATAAGTATGGCCGGGAGGGGGCCCGCAAGCGAATCTTTGCCACCACCGATGCCCGCCGGGGCGCTTTGCGAACGTTGGCGGAGCAGGAGGGCTATGAGACCTTTGTGATTCCTGATGCGGTGGGCGGTCGCTACTCGGTGCTGACGCCGGTGGGGCTCTTGCCGATGGCTGTGGCCGGAATCGATGTGGAGCGGGTGCTTTCGGGCGCCGCCAAGGCCCGGGAGGAGTATTCAACTGCTACCCTCGCGGAGAACGTCTGTTACCAGTATGCGGCCCTGCGGAACTTGATGTACAGAAACGGCAAGCTGGTGGAGCTGTTGGTGGCCTATGAGCCGGGTTTGCAGACTCTGGGCGAGTGGTGGAAGCAGCTCTTTGGCGAGAGCGAAGGCAAGGACGGCAAGGGGATCTTCCCCGCTTCGGCGGTGTTCTCCACCGACCTCCACTCCCTGGGCCAGTACATTCAGGACGGGGAGCGGCATTTGTTTGAAACCGTGCTGCGAGTGGATTTCCCCCGCCATCAGTTGACTTTAGGCAGTGACAGCGAAGATTTGGATGGCCTCAACTACCTGGCTGGGAAGACCATGGACTATGTCAACCTCCAGGCCTTCCGGGGGACGCTCCAGGCCCATGTGGACGGCGGCGTGCCTAACATTGTCCTGAGTGTGCCGGAGGTAAATGAAGAGAGCTTTGGCGCCCTGGTCTACTTCTTCATGAAGGCCTGTGCCATCAGCGGCTATATGTTGGGGGTAAACCCCTTTAATCAGCCGGGGGTGGAGGCGTATAAAAAGAATATGTTTGCCCTCTTGGGCAAGAAATAGGTGTTTGAACTTTTTTATGGGTTAATCATATTGCTAGCCGGAATCGGTGTGTGGATTTTCGGCAGGCAGGGCCAGATAGAATAAGTTTCTAAATACGGAGCGGCTCCACGTGGAGCCGCTCCGTTTGCTTTAAGTAACTGTGACTTAAGGAAAAGAAAATTTTATTTAACTATATACCTCGCATAATTAAGTAAACGGTGTTATAATGCATTGTGTAATCAGGTTGAGTGAGGGAGGTTGTTAAATGGAGATTGCGCGTGAGATGCTCAAGGGGTATATCGACATCATAATTCTGGCCTTGTTGTCTCAGGAAGATCTCTACGGCTACGAGCTGGGCAAACGGGTAAAGCAGCAGACGGAAAACAAGTTTGAACTAAAGGAAGGTACGTTATATCTTGCCTTTAAACGCCTGGAGAAGGGTGAATTGATTGCCTCCTATTGGGGGAGCGAGTCTGTAGGCGGGCGCCGCCGCTATTACAAACTGCTGCCTGCCGGCCGGGATCATCTGAGGGCCAAGAAGCGTGAGTGGCAGCATCTCAAAGACCTGGTGGATATGTTTTTGGAAGGAGTGGAGCTTGATGACAGATAAGCTAAGTCGCGAGGCAAGGGCGAAGATTGACGCGATGGTGGAGCGGGTGGCACGCAAGGCAGGCTACACCGGCAGTGAGAACATGACATATAAAGAGCTTCTGTAGGCCCGGTTTGAGCAGGAGCGGGAGAACATTGCCCGGGAAATCAGGCGTCTGCGGCGTAAGTTCAGCAACAAACCAAGTAATACCGATTTTGCTGAGGAGATAAAGACATACCTGCAGGACGGACTGATTGATCTGATGAACGAGGGATATTCGGAGGCAGATGCGTTACGGATAACCATGGAGAAATTCGATGAGGCCGAACTCAATGAGGAGTTTAATGATTTTATTAAAGCTTTGGGAGGTTTTGATATGGAAGAGTACGCACGGCAGCAGGCAATGTATGGCAAGGATGACCCGGTGGGTCTGTTCTACGGTGGTTTTGATTCTGGGCCTCGCCCTGGGAATGGTGCTTGGTTACTGGCTGGGGCAGGAGATAATTGATGTGCTGATGGGCGCTGGCGTCGGGTTGTTTGTCGGGGTAAGCATGGGACTCGTCAGTCATGCGATTATAAGTTTAAAAAGAAAATAATTTGTACTGAAATAAGGGGCAGTCTTCAGACTGTGTGATATCAAGAAAACCACCGGTCGGTGATTTTCACTACAATTAACGTAAGCAGTTCAAAAAAAGTACTGTTAACAGGACCATAATTCGATTATTAGATTAAATATAAGTTGATATGCTATCAATTGATAGGATATAATGTTGATGTAGGAGGTGCAATCCTTGATAAGAAAGGTAATTTCACCCCAAGAGGAAGTGCAGTTATTTTTACAGGCACTAAAAGAGCTGTTATTGGAGCCGAAGTTCGACCCGGCTAGTGATCTTGATATACTAATGTCCAAACAGGGCGAGTCGCCTACAGATCCATATACGACAGTTAATACTATGTTAGACCTAAATTTTGATAAGGGCGACGTAGTTAAACAGCTATTAGCATTGCAAGTTGCAGATTATCTGGAGACAGTTTACGACAGCAAGGATGAGCGTTTGCCTCCATTTTATACTTTTGGGAAATCTATACAAAACAACGATGTATATATTAGAAGTCGTCAAAAGTTTGTGTATCCTTTCATTATGCAAGATATCCGTTCAAGCAGTTTCCCTACGCTTAACTGGAATTATGAAAGGGGAGTTTTCTGATGAGTAACGATTATTTGATTGGTGTAAAAGAAATGGATTGCCCTATATGCGACTTGAATCATTCAATTGAAATAAGACAGAGAATGACTAAGGGACTAGTGAAAAGTGAAGTAGTAGATTATGAGGAAATCTACTATTTATGTACAAAAAGTAATGAAGAAGAAAATCAGTTTGTTCCTGCTGGTGTAATGGATCAGAACCTTCTTAGAGCTCGGGACGCTTATCGGGCTAAAAAGGGATTGTTGAAATCCGAGCAAATTGCGGAAATTAGAAGCAGCTATGGATTAACTCAGAGTGATTTTTCGGCTTTGTTAGGATGGGGCGAAGTGACGATAACGAGATATGAAAGTAAGTCTATCCAGGACGAGACTTATGATAAGATTATGCGGATGACCAATGAGAACCCTATGTTCGCTCTAAATACTCTTGAAGAACACAAGGACCGTTTCACAAAAGAAAAGTATTATAAGATTAGAGAAAACATTACCAAGAAAGTGAAAGAGCGAGGACGGCTCTATCTGAAGAAGCAAGAGATTAATAGTTACTACGTCAATTACCAGGAAAAAAGTGATTATAACGGTTACAAGCGGTTAGATATTGAGAGGATTGAAAGTGTTATAGGTTACTTCTCACATTTTGTGAACAATCTCTTCAAAGTTAAATTAATGAAGCTCCTTTGGTATTTTGATGCACTGCATTTTAGACGGCATGGAAATGCCGTTACTGGGCTTGTTTACCAGCATATGACTTATGGAGCGCTACCTATTGCATTTAATGAGATTCTTCAGTTGCCAACGGTAAATATTCAAGAAGAGATTGTGTGCGAGGATATAGCCTATAGAGTTGTTCCCAACGGACCTGTCAGGGTTACAGATTTTTCAGTGGAAGAGTTAAATGTGCTTGAGACTGTGGCAACTAAGTTCAAGAACTATAGTGCGAAAGAGATTGTTGAATACATGCATGCGGAAAAAGCTTATCGAGAAACTGAGCAGCATCAGATTATTCCATTCAGTTTGGCTAAAGAATTGCGGGAGTTAATGTAGAATATAATAAATCCAAATTTAAACCTCCCCGGAGCTCCGGGGAGGTTTTTGCAGGAAGGGCGTTAAAAGTTTTCGTCATGCATGCGGGAACTGATCATTTTGCCTACAGAAAATATGACCACCGGAACCGCCATCAACATCAATTTTTTTCCGGTGCTCATTCCCCTTTTGTGTCCAGGCATCATGTTGCGCATCCGATTCATCGTGTTGTGAATGTTCATCTATTTGAATCCCTCCCTGCAAATAGTTTGCGTGGAGTTCCCGTTTTGATACTGGAAATTAAATTTAACGGTTGATATTTTTTTGTTTTTAAACCATGCTGAGGGCAGTAAAGAGGCAGATGTTGGCGAGGATGTGGGAGTAGATAGTGTACCGAATGGTGCCGGATTTGGCAGCCATGTAATTCCAAGAGTCCCAACACCGTGCCGCCACCCAGGAGCATTAAAACTTCTTGGCTGTCCCAGGGGGATTTGGCCAGGAATGGTCCCAGATGCCAGGCAGCGAAGCCCAGGGCGGGATAGATGATGCCGAGCATGGTCTGCCGGGGGAAGAGGGCGGTGAATGTGCCCCGCCAGAGAACCTCCTCCAAAAACCCGTTCCAGACAGACATGGGGATTGCCATCAACAGCATCAGCCAGGTGGCCTGGGGCCAGAGTTCCCGCTCGCTTTCAAAGGGGGCGGTTAGGAGCAGGGAGATATGATCAAGGGGATGAACAGGAGCAGTGCGCCCAGCAACGCGGGACGACCAAAGGGTTCGGCGCTGGTTTTGAGCATTTTTTTCAAGCCTTGGCGTCCCAGTAGCCAGAGCGGGAAGGCCAGGCACCAAAAGAACCAGTAAATGGCATAGCCAATAGAAAAGGAAAGCATGTGGTGCAGGTGCGCGCTGGCGTTCATCAGCAGGTAGACACTCAAAGGGGTTAGAATCGGCGCTAGGATTAGAGCAATTTTTTTCAGTTTGAGATTTTCCACAAGGGTTACTCCTTTCTGATTTAGAGTATGACTATGGCGAGGACAATCAGGGCGATGGCGCCTACCAAGCCGAGGTCTCCGCCCCAGCGCAAAGGCAGTTCTTTTGTGCCCTCGGGCAGTGGCGGTGTATCCGGGTCAAAATACTTGTACAGACTTTCGCAGATGGGAGCGCTCAGGCCTTTGGAGCGCAAGAATGCAAATAGTTCATCGGTCAGGTGTCGCATTTCATCCCGGGCTGCCTTGGGGCGGCCCTCCATGCTGGCCTTGCCCAGTTCCTTGCGCATGATGATTTGCAGGAGTCCGACCATGATTGGCTCGGGGATTGAACGGTGGATGCGGATCATCGCGCCGGGGCTGGGCGGTATGCCCGCCTTGTTCAGGGCGCGCAAGGCTTCTCTTTGTCCCCGGAGGGTGAGAACCAAGAGGTCTCGGGTGTTGCCCATGCGCTTCATGCTGATATTGGCCGCGTACATGGCCGGGGCGAAGGCGGGAATCATCAGGGCGACGTGGTTTTTGAGCCAGGCGTCCATATCTTTACGGACCTGGACTTTATAGCCCCGCATCGATACCAGGACCTTAGCCACTTTCCTGGTGCGGTCAGTGACGCTGCCGTCGGTCTCGCCAACAGGGATGGTCCATTTGCGCTTTTCGTTCACCGGCATCACCCGCATCAGGTGGCCGTCCCGCTGGCCGCCGGGGTAGGGGAAGCCCATCATTACCCTCTCTTTGCCCAGGGGGCCTGCCAGGTCATCAAAACCGGCGGCGGTGTTAACCATGAACAATAAGGTGGGGACCTTTTTATTCGCTGCCAGTGTGGGGATGATCTCGGTAGCCTGGTTCTTTCGCATGACGATAACCAGGTCGTAGTAATCCTCGGGGGTAAAGCGGTCGGTGACCTTGACCCGGGCCACTTGCTGTTCACTGGACCCATCTTCAACAATGACTATGCCATGTTGCTTGATGTCCGCCAGGCGCTGATTGCGGGCGAGAACGGTGACGTCATGGCCGGCTTCGTGCAAACGGGCAGCTTTGAGACTGCCCAGGGGGCCGGCGCCAAAAACTAAGATTTTCATCGGTTGGTTTCCTCCTTTTTGTGGGCCTCCAGGGCGGTAAATTCCAGCCCCAGATCCCTGAGTTTTGTAAGCAGTCCGTAGAGGGCAGCAGTGTCCCGAACGGAGCCGCTGAGTACTGTAGTGCCAGAAGCGGTGCGGACTAATTCCAGGTCCAACCTGCGGGACCAGAGCTGATCCAGATGGCCGGGAATTGTGATCTGCAGCTGCCAGGTTGCGTTTTGAGACTGGCTGATTGATTTCACTCCTTTGTTGGTTTTTCTGGCTTTAGTTTAACTGGGACAGCCGCTAGCAGGAACTGACCTAGGTAAGGTTGAGGTCAGGGTAGAGTAAGGTACACAAAAAACCGGCCTGAAGCCGGTTCAATGTTTGAGGATATTTAGTTCCCGGGCCCGGGCAAGGGCCTCGGCTCTGCGTTTAACCTGTAATTTGCTGTAGAGATTGGTGACATGCCACTTGACTGTTCCCACCGTCAGGTAGAGACGATCGCCAATCTCCTGTTGCTCAAGCCCTGCTCCATCAGGGTGAGAATTTCCAACTCCCTAGAGCTGAGCAAATCGTCCTAGGCAGAAGCCGAGTGATTTCAGCGCCAGCGTCCCAAAATGCCTGCCGGAAATCTTCGCCGGCGGCGGTCTCCAGGGCCTGATTCAGCAAGTGAGGGCCTGTTCCCTGTCTACCTGGAAGGTGAGAAAGCCGGGGAGTCCCTGGTCGCGCTGGATTGCTTCCAGTTCGCCGATTGCCTGGCGGACCCGGTCTAGTTGCCGGGAGGAATACCCGATGAGTATTTGGCTGTAGAGACACCAAGCGAAGATTGGTTTTTCCGGTCGGCAGGCGGCTAGGGCAGCAGAGATCTTTGCCTGGGCCAGTTCCAGCTCGCCTCGTTCCCGGGCCAGCAAGGCCTGGAGGGCATGGATTGCTCCCGTCCGGGGGAGCTGCTC of the Bacillota bacterium genome contains:
- a CDS encoding Fis family transcriptional regulator encodes the protein MNRKIRLLVTDNRIGMAKKIVDAFTAKNLNILKMEINPPYISVELAGIDASWHAFEQWLKDTVAEVVAVTQLDMLDFEKRALELQTIIESLNVGIVSVGSSGELLYCNKIAKQIFNLTSRDMNTKVNKVIPQNIYDPQRHTTDMEGVEFSQVIGDKAVHLYIDIRQVRNEAGENVGALLIIRTAEEARRLIQAVSRPSLISLDDIIGNSPSIIHTKELARVVAKTEANVLISGESGTGKELFARAIHLNSQRSDGPFVAVNCAAMPENLIESEFFGYERGAFTGASNSGKQGLFELASEGSIFLDEIGDLPVHLQAKILRVIQEKSIRRLGGKKEIPTDVRIISASHHNLQSLVKGGTFREDLYYRLNVVPIHIPPLRERTEDIPILAEYFITLIAEKMDKDQLEISDAAMDKLLRHPWPGNVRELQNAIERAFIFAEDVIRTEHLLVEDAPAIPKVQGSDPDAQVIHFPVELNKILANIERKYILEASDKFTSSREIAQALGVSHTTVINKLRAYSKA
- a CDS encoding CPBP family intramembrane metalloprotease gives rise to the protein MLLMAIPMSVWNGFLEEVLWRGTFTALFPRQTMLGIIYPALGFAAWHLGPFLAKSPWDSQEVLMLLGGGTVLGLLELHGCQIRHHSVHYLLPHPRQHLPLYCPQHGLKTKKYQPLNLISSIKTGTPRKLFAGRDSNR
- a CDS encoding tyrosine phenol-lyase, with the protein product MDMSKYPAEPFRIKSVETVKMTNREERAKVIKEAGYNTFLINSEDVYIDLLTDSGTNAMSDKQWAGLMQGDEAYAGSKNFKHLEQTVTELFGLPYLVPTHQGRGAENILSKIAIKPGQFVPGNMYFTTTRYHQEANGGIFVDIIKEEAHDAGLDIPFKGDIDIAKLEQLIEEKGADNIAYVCLAITVNLAGGQPVSMANMKAVRELTAKHGIKVFYDATRFAENAFFIKEQESGYQDKSIQEITQEMFSYSDGATMSGKKDGIVNIGGFLALRDEDLFLEAKELVVVFEGMPSYGGMAGRDMEALALGLKESMQYEYIQHRVMQVRYLGDRLKEAGVPIVEPVGGHAVFLDARRFCPHLDQEDFPAQSLAANLYMDSGVRSMERGNVSAGRNKTTGENYRPKLETVRLTIPRRVYTYRHLDLVADAVINLYKHKEDIKGLKFVYEPKQLRFFTARFEEK
- a CDS encoding DUF4065 domain-containing protein; its protein translation is MSNDYLIGVKEMDCPICDLNHSIEIRQRMTKGLVKSEVVDYEEIYYLCTKSNEEENQFVPAGVMDQNLLRARDAYRAKKGLLKSEQIAEIRSSYGLTQSDFSALLGWGEVTITRYESKSIQDETYDKIMRMTNENPMFALNTLEEHKDRFTKEKYYKIRENITKKVKERGRLYLKKQEINSYYVNYQEKSDYNGYKRLDIERIESVIGYFSHFVNNLFKVKLMKLLWYFDALHFRRHGNAVTGLVYQHMTYGALPIAFNEILQLPTVNIQEEIVCEDIAYRVVPNGPVRVTDFSVEELNVLETVATKFKNYSAKEIVEYMHAEKAYRETEQHQIIPFSLAKELRELM
- a CDS encoding glucose-6-phosphate isomerase, encoding MKIIQLETHGLDVELKQLQEEVNVAHRLLTERRGAGSEFTGWLDLPVEYDKEELERVKAAAARIQGQSEALVVVGIGGSYLGSRAAIELLGHSFRNQLPGKTAVYFAGYNMSSSYHQELFNLLAEQDFSVNVISKSGTTTEPAIAFRMLRALLEDKYGREGARKRIFATTDARRGALRTLAEQEGYETFVIPDAVGGRYSVLTPVGLLPMAVAGIDVERVLSGAAKAREEYSTATLAENVCYQYAALRNLMYRNGKLVELLVAYEPGLQTLGEWWKQLFGESEGKDGKGIFPASAVFSTDLHSLGQYIQDGERHLFETVLRVDFPRHQLTLGSDSEDLDGLNYLAGKTMDYVNLQAFRGTLQAHVDGGVPNIVLSVPEVNEESFGALVYFFMKACAISGYMLGVNPFNQPGVEAYKKNMFALLGKK
- a CDS encoding PadR family transcriptional regulator → MEIAREMLKGYIDIIILALLSQEDLYGYELGKRVKQQTENKFELKEGTLYLAFKRLEKGELIASYWGSESVGGRRRYYKLLPAGRDHLRAKKREWQHLKDLVDMFLEGVELDDR
- a CDS encoding ATP-binding protein encodes the protein IIVSSNLELGRWNEVFGDDRLTAALIDRVIHHAHILVFKGESYRYKQALKRRQEN
- a CDS encoding helix-turn-helix transcriptional regulator, whose amino-acid sequence is MIKPGVKFDEVKKQLLKDDDFRVEYDKLKPRYDVISQIIEAREKMHITQEELAYRAGTQKSNISRLESGSYNPSLDFLIKIAKCLDKELHIEIR
- a CDS encoding response regulator transcription factor, translating into MGDRLYLTVGTVKWHVTNLYSKLQVKRRAEALARARELNILKH